In Amphiura filiformis unplaced genomic scaffold, Afil_fr2py scaffold_145, whole genome shotgun sequence, a single genomic region encodes these proteins:
- the LOC140145131 gene encoding ileal sodium/bile acid cotransporter-like, translating into MESISTTMMVTLNSTDDRLPPPPYIEALKLANKIIQSSILAFIMVAMGCVISIKYVKTTVESQLLFASIDIHSQTKVKDNHKQCRRPVGVIVGFISQFLVMPLLTFSLAQALQIKAEFAIGMLVIGCSPGGTVSNLFTYWTDGDVCLSVVMTTASVICAFGMMPLNLFIYSRSWTDENSVIPYTQIVITLLSILVPVIFGMIIRYKLKKLAPYIVKLGSVLGILGISVGVILNGFINPRMFTSGWKVWFASIMLPYFGFTFGYVLARILKQSHTKCRTIAFETGSQNVALSLTLILLSFSDSPQFGDLMTFPSLFGIFIFVDAVIVVLLYRIVTHFKTEPSFTKITVEHHENERSLEGKELETVDN; encoded by the exons ATGGAGTCTATTTCAACGACGATGATGGTAACACTAAACAGTACCGATGACCGGCTACCACCTCCACCGTATATCGAGGCGTTGAAACTGGCTAATAAAATCATTCAAAGTTCTATTCTAGCGTTTATAATGGTGGCAATGGGATGTGTGATAAGCATTAAATATGTCAAAACTACG GTGGAATCCCAGCTCCTCTTCGCATCCATCGATATTCATTCTCAGACCAAAGTCAAAGACAATCACAAACAA TGTCGTCGTCCAGTTGGAGTTATCGTCGGTTTCATATCTCAGTTTCTTGTGATGCCCTTACTTACATTTAGTTTGGCTCAGGCGTTACAAATCAAAGCTGAGTTTGCGATCGGAATGTTGGTTATTGGGTGTTCACCAGGAGGGACAGTCTCCAATTTATTCACCTACTGGACCGATGGAGACGTATGCCTCAG CGTCGTAATGACAACAGCATCAGTGATCTGCGCCTTTGGAATGATGCCTTTAAATCTCTTCATCTACAGTCGTTCATGGACCGATGAAAACTCTGTGATCCCATATACTCAAATCGTCATTACTTTGCTCAGTATTCTTGTACCAGTGATATTTGGAATGATTATTCGTTATAAACTCAAGAAATTGGCTCCTTATATTGTAAAG CTTGGCAGTGTGTTGGGAATCCTTGGCATATCCGTCGGTGTCATACTCAACGGCTTCATCAATCCACGAATGTTTACATCTGGTTGGAAAGTATGGTTTGCTTCCATCATGctgccctattttggatttactTTTGGCTATGTCCTGGCTCGTATTCTCAAACAATCGCATACAAAATGTCGCACCATCGCTTTCGAGACTGGCAGTCAGAATGTCGCCCTTTCGCTGACATTGATATTGCTCTCTTTTTCTGACAGTCCACAATTTGGAGATCTTATGACATTTCCAtctttatttggtatttttatatttgttgACGCTGTTATTGTTGTGTTGTTGTATAGGATAGTCACGCATTTCAAAACTGAGCCTTCGTTTACAAAAATTACTGTTGAACACCATGAAAACGAACGGTCACTGGAAGGAAAGGAATTAGAAACTGTTGACAATTGA